A genomic window from Melospiza melodia melodia isolate bMelMel2 unplaced genomic scaffold, bMelMel2.pri scaffold_51, whole genome shotgun sequence includes:
- the SPRYD3 gene encoding LOW QUALITY PROTEIN: SPRY domain-containing protein 3 (The sequence of the model RefSeq protein was modified relative to this genomic sequence to represent the inferred CDS: inserted 2 bases in 2 codons): MDDLNLHFRFLNWRRRIREIREVREGRDRDRDRDRDRGLRCQERARHILVDGDTLSYRGPSGEVGCYVAPRPLTRDSNYFEVSIVDSGVRGTIAVGLVPHCHSLEHPPGWGPGSVAYHADDGKLYSGRAKGRQFGSKCSSGDRIGCGVERGSFGAPPAQVFFTKNGQRVGGLGVPLSPPGLFPAVGLHSLGEEVRLHLPPPGPPEDEGGAMLVDSLEEEWGRLHDVRLYGSVLEYVGKGKSIVDVGLAQARRPLSPRSHYFELEILDPGEKCYIALGVARKDYPKNRHPGWSRGSVAYHADDGKLFHGSGVGDPFGPRCYKGDVMGCGIMFPRDYGRDSEGDSDDASEXPEVKVKVRNVMYLEEEEEEEEEEEEEEEDGEDMEQEQEGRKVVVFFTRNGMVVGRRRLGSPPGGLFPTXGMLSTGEKVKVDLHPLSG, from the exons ATGGATGACCTGAACCTGCACTTCAGGTTCCTCAACTGGCGCCGGCGGATCCGGGAGATCCGGGAGGTGCGGGAgggccgggaccgggaccgggatcgCGACCGAGATCGGGGCCTGCGCTGCCAGGAACGCGCCCGGCACATCCTGGTGGACGGGGACACCCTCAG CTACCGCGGCCCCTCGGGCGAGGTCGGCTGCTACGTGGCCCCGCGGCCGCTGACCCGCGACAGCAACTACTTCGAG GTGTCCATCGTGGACAGCGGCGTCCGCGGCACCATCGCCGTGGGGCTGGTCCCGCACTGCCACAGCCTCGAGCACCCCCCGGGATGGGGGCCCGGCTCCGTCGCCTACCACGCCGATGATGGAAA gcTCTACAGTGGCCGGGCCAAGGGGCGCCAGTTCGGCTCCAAGTGCAGCTCCGGGGACCGGATCGGCTGTGGCGTTGAGAGGGGCTCGTTCggagcccccccagcccaggTTTTCTTCACCAAGAACGGCCAGAGG gtggggggtctgggggtgccccTGTCGCCcccggggctgttcccagccgtgGGGCTGCACTCGCTGGGCGAGGAGGTTCGGCTGCACCTgcccccccccgggccccccgaGGATGAGGGGGGGGCCATGCTGGTGGACAGCCTGGAGGAGGAGTGGGGGAGGCTCCACGACGTGCGGCTCTACGGCTCC GTGTTGGAGTACGTGGGGAAGGGGAAGAGCATCGTGGATGTGGGGCTGGCCCAGGCGCGGCGGCCGCTCAGCCCCCGCAGCCACTACTTCGAGCTGGAGATCCTGGACCCCGGCGAGAAGTGCTACATCGCCCTGGGCGTGGCCAGGAAG GATTACCCCAAAAATCGTCAccctggctggagcaggggctCGGTGGCCTACCATGCAG ACGACGGAAAGCTGTTCCATGGCAGCGGGGTCGGAGATCCCTTCGGCCCCCGCTGCTACAAGGGCGACGTGATGGGCTGTGGGATCATGTTCCCTCGGGACTACGGCCGGGACAGCGAAG GTGACAGCGATGACGCCTCGG CCCCCGAGGTGAAGGTGAAGGTGCGCAACGTGATgtacctggaggaggaggaggaggaggaggaggaagaggaggaggaagaagaggatggggaggacatggagcaggagcaggagggcaggaaggTCGTG GTGTTCTTCACTCGGAACGGGATGGTCGTGGGGCGCAGGAGGTTGGGGTCCCCCCCCGGGGGGCTCTTCCCCA GTGggatgctcagcactggtgagaagGTCAAGGTGGACCTGCACCCCCTGAGTGGATAA
- the MFSD5 gene encoding molybdate-anion transporter has protein sequence MFLLPCSALALLLLTCLALEPAPRRPPPSNPAFRGFQRRFLLGYLPALAADWLQGPLLFQLLHSRGFLRSQIAALYSCGFASNVAFGLVSGLFVDRLGRKKSCVLSSGLCSVSCLLQLSHDFLALAAARVLAGLGTSLLFSAFECWYLHEHLERHDFPAEWIPDTFSRVALWNSGLAVAAGLLAWLLAEVLPLGPAAPFLAALPFLALSGIFAGKNWDENYGKSRPCGKACGEGLRGLVSEPRALLLGLVQALVESILLIFAFLWTPVLEAHGIPLGIAFSAFTAASAAGSALFRRGATGRLRLQPLRLLPGSVLLLALALVLLALPLDAPGDFLAVLLLQLSCGIYFPAMAFLRRRLERGGDAAGGARWLRLPLGLAVALALPALPGDPAGTRAVLGAAALAALVALAAAGGVLGTSRGDEGLRVGDEGLLEGDTGE, from the coding sequence atgttcctgctgccctgctctgccctcgccctcctcctcctcacctgcctggctctggagccggccccgcgccgccccccgcccTCCAACCCCGCGTTCCGCGGCTTCCAGCGGCGCTTCCTGCTGGGCTACCTGCCGGCGCTGGCCGCCGACTGGCTGCAGGGCCCGCTGCTCttccagctgctgcacagccgcGGCTTCCTGCGCAGCCAGATCGCCGCCCTCTACTCGTGCGGCTTCGCCTCCAACGTCGCCTTCGGCCTCGTCTCGGGGCTTTTCGTGGATCGGCTGGGCCGGAAGAAGTCCTGTGTGCTGTCGTCGGGGCTGTGCTccgtgtcctgcctgctgcagctctcgCACGATTTCCTGGCCCTGGCGGCCGCCCGGGTCCTGGCGGGGCTCGGCACCTCGCTGCTCTTCTCGGCCTTTGAGTGCTGGTACCTCCACGAGCACCTGGAGCGCCACGACTTCCCTGCCGAGTGGATTCCCGACACCTTCTCGCGCGTGGCGCTCTGGAACAGCGGCCTGGCCGTGGCAGCCGGcctgctggcctggctgctggccgaggtgCTGCCGCTGGGCCCCGCAGCCCCGTTCCTGGCGGCGCTGCCCTTCCTGGCCCTCTCGGGGATCTTCGCTGGCAAAAACTGGGATGAGAACTACGGCAAGAGCCGGCCCTGCGGGAAGGCCTGCGGGGAAGGCCTTCGGGGCCTCGTGTCCGAGCCCCGggcgctgctcctggggctggtgCAGGCCCTGGTGGAGAGCATCCTGCTCATCTTCGCCTTCCTTTGGACGCCCGTGCTGGAGGCGCACGGGATCCCGCTAGGAATCGCCTTCTCGGCGTTCACGGCCGCCAGCGCCGCGGGCTCGGCGCTGTTCCGGCGCGGCGCCACCGGGAGGCTCCGGCTGCAGCCGCTGCGGCTCCTGCCCGGCTCcgtgctgctgctggcgctggccctcgtgctgctggccctgccgcTGGACGCCCCCGGCGACTTCCTcgccgtgctgctgctgcagctctcctgcgGGATCTACTTCCCGGCCATGGCGTTCCTGCGGCGCCGGCTGGAGCGCGGCGGGGACGCGGCGGGAGGGGCGCGGTGGCTGCGGCTGCCGCTGGGCCTGGCGGTGGCGctggcgctgccggcgctgcccGGGGACCCCGCGGGGACGCGCGCCGTGCTCGGGGCCGCCGCCCTGGCGGCGCTGGTGGCGCTGGCGGCGGCCGGGGGGGTCCTGGGCACCAGCCGTGGGGACGAGGGGCTGAGGGTGGGGGACGAGGGGCTGCTCGAGGGGGACACCGGGGAGTGA